The DNA region GTATCCCGGGTTTCCCCGTATTGTGCCAAAACTCAGCCGCCTCCTACGCAGCCCGCCGGTAGTACCGAAGCAATCCACCGAGCCTCTCGCGACACCCGACAGGCCCATTGCTGCACGAGTTCGCCACGTCCGGTTCGACCAGCTCGTTGCCGAGCCCTTGGTGGTTGCGCTCAGAGTGGTAGTGGTCGACGTACTCGCGTACGGCTCGCCGCAGATGGCACTCGCCGAGCGGGACGACCTGCGCCATGCATTCCGACTTGATCGACCTGACGAAGCGCTCCGCGTACGCGTTCAAGTTCGGGCTGCGACTCGGGAGCTTGACGGGAACCACCCCGGAGCTCTCCAGGGTCGCGCGGAACGCCTTTGTGAACAGCGGGTCGCGGTCGTGGATGAGGTAGCGGCATCCGAGAAGGAATCCGTCTTCGCAGTCCGTTAGGTTCCGGGCGATCTGGGTCATCCAGATTCCGTCTGGCGACGCGGCGATTCCGGCGATCTCGACCCGACGGGTCTTGAGGTCGATCACGAACAACACGAGGTACCGGACGAGGCCTCGCCATGTGAGCACTTCGACTGTGAAGAAGTCCGTCGCAGCGATCGCGCCCCAATGTGCCTTCAGAAACGTCTTCCAGGTCG from bacterium includes:
- a CDS encoding transposase; its protein translation is MTPLPLQFLLLIFAGWVNRQQQETIEYLQEENRVLREHLSGKRLRFTDAQRCRLAQRAKPIGRRALREISTVVTPDTLLRWYRSLVAKKYDGSEKRGPGRPRIAGEIQRLILEMAGDNPRWGYTRIQGALQNLGYTVGRNTIKRVLAENGIDPVGRRPTTWKTFLKAHWGAIAATDFFTVEVLTWRGLVRYLVLFVIDLKTRRVEIAGIAASPDGIWMTQIARNLTDCEDGFLLGCRYLIHDRDPLFTKAFRATLESSGVVPVKLPSRSPNLNAYAERFVRSIKSECMAQVVPLGECHLRRAVREYVDHYHSERNHQGLGNELVEPDVANSCSNGPVGCRERLGGLLRYYRRAA